From Peromyscus maniculatus bairdii isolate BWxNUB_F1_BW_parent chromosome 8, HU_Pman_BW_mat_3.1, whole genome shotgun sequence, a single genomic window includes:
- the Pld6 gene encoding mitochondrial cardiolipin hydrolase isoform X2 has translation MPAPTSELVAMGLSSWRLVVAAGAGFALALEALPWLVRWLLAGRRPRREVLFFPSQVTCTEALLQTPGLPSGPPSGCPCSLPHSESSLSRLLRALLAARSSLELCLFAFSSPQLGRAVQLLHQRGVRVRVITDCDYMALNGSQIGLLRKAGIQVRHDQDLGYMHHKFAIIDKKVLITGSLNWTTQAIQNNRENVLIMEDTEYVRLFLEEFERIWEEFDPTKYSFFPQKQRGH, from the exons ATGCCCGCGCCGACCTCTGAGCTGGTGGCCATGGGGCTCTCGAGTTGGCGGttggtggtcgcggccggcgcggGTTTCGCGCTGGCCCTAGAGGCGCTGCCGTGGCTGGTGCGTTGGCTGCTGGCCGGGCGGCGGCCACGGCGCGAGGTGCTCTTCTTCCCGTCGCAGGTGACCTGCACCGAGGCCCTCCTGCAGACCCCAGGCTTGCCCTCCGGGCCCCCCTCGGGCTGCCCGTGCAGTCTCCCGCACAGCGAGAGTTCGCTGAGCCGCCTGCTGCGCGCGCTGCTGGCCGCCCGCTCCAGTCTGGAGCTCTGCCTCTTCGCCTTCTCCAGCCCGCAGCTGGGCCGTGCGGTGCAGCTGCTGCACCAGCGCGGGGTGCGCGTGCGGGTCATCACCGACTGCGACTACATGGCCCTCAACGGTTCGCAGATCGGCCTGCTGCGCAAGGCAG GTATACAGGTACGGCATGACCAGGACCTCGGCTACATGCACCATAAGTTTGCCATCATTGACAAGAAGGTACTCATCACTGGCTCCCTCAATTGGACCACACAGGCCATCCAGAACAACCGTGAGAACGTTCTGATTATGGAGGACACTGAGTATGTGCGGCTCTTCCTGGAGGAGTTCGAGCGCATCTGGGAAGAATTTGACCCCACCAAGTACAGCTTTTTCCCCCAGAAGCAGCGAGGGCACTGA
- the Pld6 gene encoding mitochondrial cardiolipin hydrolase isoform X1, giving the protein MPAPTSELVAMGLSSWRLVVAAGAGFALALEALPWLVRWLLAGRRPRREVLFFPSQVTCTEALLQTPGLPSGPPSGCPCSLPHSESSLSRLLRALLAARSSLELCLFAFSSPQLGRAVQLLHQRGVRVRVITDCDYMALNGSQIGLLRKAGKPPPPPPPEVFTRGGAEVAEDLVDAPADWSKTGIQVRHDQDLGYMHHKFAIIDKKVLITGSLNWTTQAIQNNRENVLIMEDTEYVRLFLEEFERIWEEFDPTKYSFFPQKQRGH; this is encoded by the exons ATGCCCGCGCCGACCTCTGAGCTGGTGGCCATGGGGCTCTCGAGTTGGCGGttggtggtcgcggccggcgcggGTTTCGCGCTGGCCCTAGAGGCGCTGCCGTGGCTGGTGCGTTGGCTGCTGGCCGGGCGGCGGCCACGGCGCGAGGTGCTCTTCTTCCCGTCGCAGGTGACCTGCACCGAGGCCCTCCTGCAGACCCCAGGCTTGCCCTCCGGGCCCCCCTCGGGCTGCCCGTGCAGTCTCCCGCACAGCGAGAGTTCGCTGAGCCGCCTGCTGCGCGCGCTGCTGGCCGCCCGCTCCAGTCTGGAGCTCTGCCTCTTCGCCTTCTCCAGCCCGCAGCTGGGCCGTGCGGTGCAGCTGCTGCACCAGCGCGGGGTGCGCGTGCGGGTCATCACCGACTGCGACTACATGGCCCTCAACGGTTCGCAGATCGGCCTGCTGCGCAAGGCAGGTaaaccgccgccgccgccgccgccggaggTGTTCACTAGAGGAGGGGCTGAGGTGGCAGAGGACTTAGTGGATGCCCCAGCCGACTGGTCTAAAACAG GTATACAGGTACGGCATGACCAGGACCTCGGCTACATGCACCATAAGTTTGCCATCATTGACAAGAAGGTACTCATCACTGGCTCCCTCAATTGGACCACACAGGCCATCCAGAACAACCGTGAGAACGTTCTGATTATGGAGGACACTGAGTATGTGCGGCTCTTCCTGGAGGAGTTCGAGCGCATCTGGGAAGAATTTGACCCCACCAAGTACAGCTTTTTCCCCCAGAAGCAGCGAGGGCACTGA
- the Pld6 gene encoding mitochondrial cardiolipin hydrolase isoform X3 translates to MPAPTSELVAMGLSSWRLVVAAGAGFALALEALPWLVRWLLAGRRPRREVLFFPSQVTCTEALLQTPGLPSGPPSGCPCSLPHSESSLSRLLRALLAARSSLELCLFAFSSPQLGRAVQLLHQRGVRVRVITDCDYMALNGSQIGLLRKVYRYGMTRTSATCTISLPSLTRRYSSLAPSIGPHRPSRTTVRTF, encoded by the exons ATGCCCGCGCCGACCTCTGAGCTGGTGGCCATGGGGCTCTCGAGTTGGCGGttggtggtcgcggccggcgcggGTTTCGCGCTGGCCCTAGAGGCGCTGCCGTGGCTGGTGCGTTGGCTGCTGGCCGGGCGGCGGCCACGGCGCGAGGTGCTCTTCTTCCCGTCGCAGGTGACCTGCACCGAGGCCCTCCTGCAGACCCCAGGCTTGCCCTCCGGGCCCCCCTCGGGCTGCCCGTGCAGTCTCCCGCACAGCGAGAGTTCGCTGAGCCGCCTGCTGCGCGCGCTGCTGGCCGCCCGCTCCAGTCTGGAGCTCTGCCTCTTCGCCTTCTCCAGCCCGCAGCTGGGCCGTGCGGTGCAGCTGCTGCACCAGCGCGGGGTGCGCGTGCGGGTCATCACCGACTGCGACTACATGGCCCTCAACGGTTCGCAGATCGGCCTGCTGCGCAAG GTATACAGGTACGGCATGACCAGGACCTCGGCTACATGCACCATAAGTTTGCCATCATTGACAAGAAGGTACTCATCACTGGCTCCCTCAATTGGACCACACAGGCCATCCAGAACAACCGTGAGAACGTTCTGA